The following are encoded together in the Pan troglodytes isolate AG18354 chromosome 6, NHGRI_mPanTro3-v2.0_pri, whole genome shotgun sequence genome:
- the NAT16 gene encoding probable N-acetyltransferase 16, with amino-acid sequence MKLEASYGTATSEVPKPEKKTARDAEPSSETRPQEVEAEPRSGSGPEAEAEPLGAESGPEAKAELSGADPGSGSGPEAEAEPLDFVVATEREFEEVLAISGGIYGGLDYLPSRYHSWLRDPDRTVVLAKRNGGVIALESVNVIDAGETALVEGLRVAPWERGKGVAGLLQRFCSQLVKRQHPGVKVARLTRDDQLGPRELKKYRLITKQGILLVRFNASALLAGLGARLAALRTSGTFSPLPTEAVSEAGGDVARLLLSPSVQRDVLPGGTIIQDWQPYRPSESNLRLLAAKGLEWRVDSRARPRVLTLCTRPFPIPHGGDGTWRYLNIDAFGSDGAQVQSQLLWHLQRQAPRLVGLNVMCQLFLEPQLWSQLADFCQVGLGLELVKGYTEQYLLEADI; translated from the exons ATGAAGCTGGAAGCCAGCTATGGCACAGCCACCTCAGAGGTCCCTAAGCCGGAAAAGAAGACTGCCCGAGATGCAGAGCCAAGCTCTGAAACCCGGCCACAGGAGGTGGAGGCCGAGCCCAGGTCAGGATCGGggcctgaggctgaggctgagcccCTGGGGGCTGAGTCAGGGCCTGAGGCCAAGGCCGAGTTGTCGGGGGCCGATCCTGGGTCAGGATCGGGGCCTGAGGCTGAGGCCGAGCCATTGGACTTCGTGGTGGCCACGGAACGGGAGTTTGAGGAAGTGCTGGCCATCTCGGGGGGCATCTACGGCGGCCTGGACTACCTTCCTAGCCGCTACCACAGCTGGCTCCGGGACCCCGACCGCACGGTGGTGCTGGCCAAGCGCAACGGAGGCGTG ATCGCGCTGGAGTCGGTGAACGTGATCGACGCCGGGGAGACGGCGCTGGTGGAGGGGCTGCGCGTGGCGCCCTGGGAGCGCGGGAAGGGCGTGGCCGGGCTGCTGCAGCGCTTCTGCTCGCAGCTGGTCAAGAGACAGCACCCGGGGGTCAAGGTGGCACGGCTCACCCGGGACGACCAGCTGGGCCCCCGGGAGCTGAAGAAATACCGCCTAATCACCAAGCAG GGCATCCTTTTGGTCCGATTCAACGCGTCCGCGCTGCTGGCCGGGCTGGGCGCGCGGCTGGCGGCGCTGCGGACCTCTGGCACCTTCTCGCCGCTGCCCACCGAGGCCGTGTCCGAGGCAGGCGGCGACGTGGCACGCCTCCTGCTGTCGCCCTCCGTGCAGCGCGACGTGCTTCCAGGCGGGACCATCATCCAGGACTGGCAGCCCTACCGGCCTAGCGAAAGCAACCTGCGCCTGCTGGCGGCCAAGGGCCTGGAGTGGCGCGTGGACAGCCGCGCGCGCCCGCGCGTGCTCACGCTATGCACGCGCCCCTTCCCCATCCCGCACGGAGGGGACGGCACTTGGCGCTATCTCAACATCGACGCCTTCGGTAGCGACGGCGCGCAGGTGCAGAGCCAGCTGCTGTGGCACCTGCAGCGCCAGGCCCCACGCCTCGTCGGCCTCAACGTCATGTGCCAGCTCTTCCTGGAGCCCCAGCTGTGGTCACAGCTGGCTGACTTCTGCCAGGTCgggctggggctggagctggTGAAGGGTTATACTGAACAGTACCTGTTGGAGGCCGACATCTGA